From the Acipenser ruthenus chromosome 5, fAciRut3.2 maternal haplotype, whole genome shotgun sequence genome, the window aaaaaaaaagtagcggagcggtcccaatgagaatcaattaaatagttaacgAGGTATTAACAGTTACGCCCACTTTCCATTTAACGCGATTTAATCggggtttttttaataataatataacacatattttacttaacaaatttctgtaaaatctcccctctctatagaaaattaaaagttgCACTTACCAATCACAGGTTGTTTTTAGTCAACTATAGGAACTGCCACAGAGCGTCAGGGGAGTCGCTGGAAATTGGAGCTGCCACCCGTGTACGGCTGTCATCTGCGGATCGATGATTGTGTCGCAACCAAGTGGTCACATAAGGGCTTGGATTCCACTGTCTCAAAGGGGGTCCATGAAGCTTGATAAACATTAAGGCTGAAGCATGTTTGATTAAAATTTTGGAACGCTGATCAGTTATAATTAAGTTCATTTGGCTGAATCCCCTTTCACATTCAGCAGTACTGCACGGGATCACACGTGTGCAGTTAATAAGTGGAGCTAAATCATCTGGAATTCTTCCGTTGTTCTCCTTAAAATCTCgaaatgcatttttgataatACGTTCATTTAGCTGAAAGCGCCGACACAATCTTTCAACTTCATTTTCGCCATAACCCTGGGGTAGTTCTGCAGGCCAGTGGTGTGGATCCAGGACCAAGAGCTCAGAAAGAAGACTTTCATATTTTTGGCAATTCACCTCGGAAGAAGCCTGAAAGAATAAGCTATTTGAAATTAATggtagcatttctaaaatgtattttcgaaaccttaactgtgtatatatatatatatatatatatatatatatatatatatatatatatatatatatatatatatatatatatatgcgttttgtagttttgagtaggattaaataaagtaaataataaaagtgagattttgcagaatacatatactgtgcgggagtgtttttctattcttatatTTACATTAGTCTATGCACCTGCGATGAGACTGACAGGAGTGCagatgtttataatttatttgtatatacttctcagttgcagttttatactacacatgaaactgaaattaacgcccccctctgctcgttaattgcaaacaattaggctagctattaaaattaaaaaaatctgtacaaggtttatgaacataccttctcatttgatgcagtggttgtaaaaagtcgttctttcatatgattggcgagtttggtaaggaattgtttatgatttatttttacatgtttgggattcgacgtcagcactgtagatttaaatgttCCTTCCATGGCAGCTATCTGCGCTTCAAGAGTCTTTGTACCTACATTCTCATTCATGGATTCAAAAATCCTTACTGTTCTACGTGCCATTTTATCTGCATAAACCAATGTAGTAGTCCGTTTctggagaatctctgacagcagtgAAAGTTCGTATAAGGCATCGTACATAACTCCGAGGTCAATGAGAAATTCTGGCGAGCACAGCCTTTTCAGTAGACCGCTGTATGTCGCTCTTTCAGCAGAAGTCCGCTTAGAGCTTACGGCAGCTTTAAAATGAGTCGACAGAACTTCAAAACTTTCCCACACAGCGGAGACAGTCCTGAACGAACTGGAAACCCATCTCACATCCAGTACACGACCAATTTTCCTCAAGACAGCATCCAGTTCCTTCGCACAATTTCGGAGTTCTTGCTGATTTAGTGCTGATCTACTGTAGACTGAGTATAGCTTGTCCATGAAAGAATGAAAATGGTTCATGCCAGTAGTCTCAGAAACACTATCGGCAACTGCAAGTTCGAGTCTGTGATTTAGACAGTGCCAGACAACAATGTTGGGGTACATGTCTGAAATTCGTTTTGCCACACCAGATTTTTTCCCAAGCATTACACTTGCACCGTCACTTGCAAATGCAACAAGATTCTTCTGTAAGTATGCATGGTCAAACCCGTGTTTTTGAAGACACTTAGTAAGCGCTAACACTATGGACTCAGCTGACTGATCAAAAAGTTCAACTAACTCCAAAAACATGAAGTGAGGGTCACGTGTCTTGTCTGTCTCGcatttgagatgcacaataagtgctggggaaccattcagagctgttgattcatcaattaacacagcaatttttccatcgatgtgtattattctctcacaggcctttttgaccatttcatcagaaacgtggttgataatttgagtggcgctgtatctggaatgaagaccagttcccacattaacaccatttatttcttgcagttccagtaaggcctgatgatcagaatagggtcgattttgttttgcaaggtagtaagcagtagaaaatattttacaggtagtttcgtgatctcgcctttttgcactgtcaacacatttcccaataatgtcctctgtgttctgctgtaacaatgcagtggccttgttatgagcgctggatttcttgtgttcagctatcttttttctcaaagatcgtagctgttgctctcgagtttttccattgtacccaacactgtaatttttccactcagaagacagagaaacaccctgacttttcaaaactgacagcgcagaaacacgtctacaaacacgacagcccagattaccatccgcacagtcaaggaaagtgtaaagttgtttcttttcttcccatACCTCAGAACTCCAGATGTTTGGCCATGGCTGTTTCTCCGCGcttttttcttcaactgctgtaggttctggttccactgtaggttctgcttctgccgtacaacaaacgatcttctgttttttactaCTATTGCCAAAATATTGTATCAAAGTCTCTTGACGAGTTCGTTTACTACCTCCGAGACCAGACATTTTTGATTTgcgagttgttttttattattattaataccgttactaatatcatcacctcagttacggccaaggaacgaaccgcctccttctctgattggttgtcagcaacatcactttcaaaattgatttgctaaaaaaaaaaaactggaatgacagcatattttaatggcataataatggaccaatcaaaagcagcaactgtgctgcttattgtggtgacatcgtttttcagattacttgatgttttagccgacagcttgtctttattaaacgtatagctagctgtctgtctgtcgcaaattcgcacagctggcacagagccgcaggcaatgcttactacaagtgtttagacaaaattcgaacacgaaaatattttaaatatatgtatttataaatgtgaacatttgcaattgaaaaacatGGATTGAAAAAGTGCCGGAGCGCCGCTCCGCCCcgctccggctccactacacccctGGTTGtaaactatatacagtgccttgcaaaagtattcagacccctgaccaattctctcatattactgaattacaaatggtacattgaaatttcgttctgtttgatattttattttaaaacactgaaactccaaatcaattattgtaaggtgacattggtttatgttgggaaatatttttatgaaaaataaaaaatggaaatatcttgcttgcataagtgttCAACCCCcatacattaatatttggtagagccacctttcgctgcaataacagctttaagtcttttggggcaagtatgtaccagctttgcacacagtgtcagagtgattttggcccattcttcttggcagatttgctccaggttgctcaggttggttggacgacgcttgtggaccgcaattttcaaatagtgccacagattcccaatgggattgagatcaggacgttgactgggccactgtaggacattcacctttttgttcttgagccactccaatgttgctttggccttgtgcttgggatcattgtcctgctgaaaggtgaatttcctcccaagcttcagttttttagcagactgaagcaggttctcttacagtatttccctgtattttgctccatccattcttccttcaattttaacaagatgcccagcccctgctgatgagaagcatccccacagcatgatgctgccaccactatagggatggtgtgtcttgaggtatGGGCAGTGTCAGGTTTGCACAAACACATAGCGCTTTgcgttttggccaaaaagctctatcttggtctcatctgaccacaaaaccttttcccacatcgcagctgggtcactctcatgctttctggcaaactccagacgtgctttcagatggtactttttgagtaatggcttctttcttgccaccctcccatacaagccagtgttatgcagagttcttgatatggttgactggtgcaccattacttcactcccagccactgaactctgtagctccttcaaagtgattgttgccctctctgtggcttctctcacaagtctccttcttgtttgagcgctgagttttgagggacggccttttcttggcagtgcctgggtggtgtgatgcagcatccacttcctgattattgatccaactgtgctcactgggatatccaaacacttggatattattttgtaccctttccctaatctatgcatttgtattactttatctctaacttctgtagaatgctctttggtcttcattttccttcagattcacagcctgaccaatgatcaacagtggggtttttatccagaaaatgtgacagtaaatttaatggttcacaggtggaggccaatggtaaggtaattgtatcctcgttagggcaatttctttcattggtgtaaactgggagtttccacagcacaggggttgaatacttaagcaaacaagatatttcagttttttatttttcttaaaaatatttcccaacataaaaccaatgtcacctaacaataactgattttgagtttctgtgttttaaaataaaatatcaaacagaacgaaatttcaatgtaccatttgtaattcagtaatatgagagaattggttgggggtctgaatacttttgcaaggctcTGTATATAGTTTAACAGCCAACTGATAAAGAATGAAGTATGATTTCGTAATATCATGTGAATTAGaattactgtaaaacaagaacattttgcaagcaagaaatgtttgctaatttcttgtttattaaaaatctacAAAATTAATGTGCCGTACATTGAAAGAAAAAGAAGCGCAAACATTTCTTGCCGCGAAAATGTACCTTGAAAGCCATTAGCGAAATTAAGTTGACGCAAAAATACCCTCTTTTACAGTAATCtggattttatttgaaatatttactgaCTCATTTACCCTGCtt encodes:
- the LOC131737160 gene encoding E3 SUMO-protein ligase KIAA1586-like gives rise to the protein MSGLGGSKRTRQETLIQYFGNSSKKQKIVCCTAEAEPTVEPEPTAVEEKSAEKQPWPNIWSSEVWEEKKQLYTFLDCADGNLGCRVCRRVSALSVLKSQGVSLSSEWKNYSVGYNGKTREQQLRSLRKKIAEHKKSSAHNKATALLQQNTEDIIGKCVDSAKRRDHETTCKIFSTAYYLAKQNRPYSDHQALLELQEINGVNVGTGLHSRYSATQIINHVSDEMVKKACERIIHIDGKIAVLIDESTALNGSPALIVHLKCETDKTRDPHFMFLELVELFDQSAESIVLALTKCLQKHGFDHAYLQKNLVAFASDGASVMLGKKSGVAKRISDMYPNIVVWHCLNHRLELAVADSVSETTGMNHFHSFMDKLYSVYSRSALNQQELRNCAKELDAVLRKIGRVLDVRWVSSSFRTVSAVWESFEVLSTHFKAAVSSKRTSAERATYSGLLKRLCSPEFLIDLGVMYDALYELSLLSEILQKRTTTLVYADKMARRTVRIFESMNENVGTKTLEAQIAAMEGTFKSTVLTSNPKHVKINHKQFLTKLANHMKERLFTTTASNEKASSEVNCQKYESLLSELLVLDPHHWPAELPQGYGENEVERLCRRFQLNERIIKNAFRDFKENNGRIPDDLAPLINCTRVIPCSTAECERGFSQMNLIITDQRSKILIKHASALMFIKLHGPPLRQWNPSPYVTTWLRHNHRSADDSRTRVAAPISSDSPDALWQFL